A genomic region of Desulfatibacillum aliphaticivorans DSM 15576 contains the following coding sequences:
- a CDS encoding hydrogenase iron-sulfur subunit: MSTAPKVGVFLCECGDKIKGNVDMGLLAQKVVETPDVAFCKTMPYPCLKPGIAGIKKAIADAGLDRIVIAGCSRRLMMKKFENEMKDSGLDVGQIAMVNLRDHVALVHPGLEPAQRAEKGARLVKSSVADLAAMVPGLRFQISIEKPVLIMGDGIATYAAAQQFARHGVESIMALSLDDEEEIRLLHEKYPGERQNFGRVRNIMKAVEESPLVQRITVGDPIAKNGKTGNYSVSFENPEGGAPIAVEAGLIMACLDGEMESPGPEFGHNGDSVICQSEADEHLWTVGPYKGNVVFWINDVEAGTPEFAHLSMRGAWSLGRAMVERSDKCNVTIFHNQDTPLPLSAEERRISRKLGIQWVAYDGKICPTVQARNLTYLVKDDGLERELPWDQLILSPVRVVGRHAIDVASLLNLDHKEGRFLRAYHAQVRPENVGRKEAILAGSAAYPCDLSQALAQGRRAAIKVAETIDLSKDGKLFSPAIVSVIDLEKCIGCGQCEELCECGAIQVVEGIGGAFGRAVDPLICTGGGTGAAACPEQAMYLQNASTIQREAAAGALAKELAPGEVVAFGCTWGGYAAADNVAKSGLTMDPRLHMIYVPCVGQIDATVMAKALLDGANGVILFGCVPEECHHSFGVDHGWSRVNMLKKLLALAGFDRKRIALAHADFNNPEGFVKTVAGYTEIIAGMDPIERTPQNLEKLHAIYDTAKNSRVRLLLSAALRRPWESVYRGAQRHALEYDQEFAGVLAEEFAQTRLTRALKAQGEPQTIKDLAVHLDADKDYIAEMLMEMASEGKVNMIHKQRKAHFMV, translated from the coding sequence ATGAGTACTGCACCCAAAGTAGGCGTCTTTCTCTGCGAATGCGGAGACAAGATCAAAGGCAACGTGGACATGGGGCTTCTGGCTCAAAAGGTTGTGGAAACCCCTGATGTGGCTTTTTGCAAAACCATGCCCTATCCGTGTCTTAAACCCGGCATAGCCGGCATCAAAAAGGCCATTGCAGATGCTGGCCTGGATCGTATCGTCATTGCCGGCTGCTCTCGCCGCCTTATGATGAAAAAATTTGAAAACGAAATGAAGGATTCCGGACTGGACGTGGGCCAGATCGCCATGGTCAACCTGCGCGATCACGTGGCTCTGGTGCATCCCGGCCTGGAGCCCGCCCAAAGGGCCGAAAAAGGCGCCAGGCTCGTCAAGAGCTCCGTGGCCGACCTGGCCGCCATGGTTCCGGGCCTCCGGTTTCAGATCTCCATTGAGAAGCCCGTCCTGATCATGGGCGACGGCATCGCCACTTATGCCGCGGCGCAGCAGTTCGCCCGCCACGGCGTGGAATCCATCATGGCCCTTTCCCTAGATGATGAAGAGGAAATCCGCCTGCTTCATGAAAAATATCCCGGAGAACGCCAGAATTTCGGCCGGGTGCGCAATATCATGAAAGCCGTGGAGGAAAGCCCCCTGGTCCAAAGAATCACGGTGGGAGATCCCATCGCCAAAAACGGCAAGACCGGAAACTACTCCGTCAGCTTTGAAAATCCTGAAGGCGGAGCGCCCATCGCCGTGGAAGCCGGTTTGATCATGGCTTGTCTGGACGGCGAGATGGAAAGCCCCGGACCGGAATTCGGCCATAACGGCGATTCGGTGATCTGCCAGTCCGAGGCGGACGAACACCTTTGGACGGTAGGCCCTTACAAAGGCAATGTGGTCTTTTGGATCAACGACGTGGAAGCCGGAACCCCTGAATTCGCTCATCTCTCCATGCGCGGCGCCTGGTCTTTGGGCCGGGCTATGGTGGAACGCTCCGACAAGTGCAACGTCACCATATTCCATAACCAGGATACGCCCCTGCCTCTGTCTGCGGAAGAACGCCGCATTTCCAGGAAACTGGGCATCCAATGGGTGGCGTACGACGGCAAAATCTGCCCCACGGTCCAGGCGCGGAACCTGACCTATCTGGTGAAGGATGACGGTCTGGAACGGGAGCTCCCCTGGGATCAGCTTATTCTCTCCCCCGTCCGCGTGGTCGGCAGACACGCCATAGACGTGGCCTCCCTCTTGAACCTGGATCATAAGGAAGGCCGGTTCCTGCGGGCTTACCATGCCCAGGTCAGGCCGGAAAACGTAGGACGCAAGGAAGCCATCCTGGCCGGCTCCGCAGCTTATCCCTGTGACTTAAGCCAGGCTTTGGCCCAGGGCAGAAGGGCGGCTATCAAGGTTGCCGAGACCATTGACCTTTCCAAGGACGGCAAGCTGTTCTCCCCCGCCATCGTCAGCGTCATTGATCTGGAAAAATGCATCGGCTGCGGACAGTGCGAAGAGCTGTGCGAGTGCGGCGCCATCCAGGTGGTGGAAGGCATCGGCGGCGCTTTCGGAAGAGCCGTCGACCCCTTGATCTGCACCGGCGGCGGAACGGGCGCGGCTGCGTGCCCCGAACAAGCCATGTACCTGCAGAACGCCTCTACCATTCAGCGCGAAGCGGCGGCCGGCGCCCTGGCCAAGGAACTGGCTCCCGGCGAAGTGGTGGCTTTCGGCTGCACCTGGGGCGGTTACGCCGCAGCGGATAACGTGGCCAAATCCGGGCTTACAATGGATCCTCGCCTGCACATGATCTACGTGCCCTGTGTGGGCCAGATCGATGCTACGGTCATGGCCAAGGCTCTGCTGGACGGCGCCAACGGCGTCATCCTCTTCGGCTGCGTGCCTGAGGAATGCCATCACTCCTTTGGGGTGGACCATGGCTGGAGCAGGGTGAACATGCTGAAAAAGCTGTTGGCCCTGGCCGGATTCGATAGAAAACGCATCGCCCTCGCCCATGCGGATTTCAACAATCCCGAAGGCTTTGTCAAAACAGTTGCGGGATACACGGAAATCATCGCCGGCATGGATCCCATTGAAAGGACGCCCCAGAACCTGGAAAAACTGCACGCCATCTACGATACGGCCAAAAACTCCAGGGTGCGTCTGCTGCTCTCCGCCGCCCTCCGCAGGCCGTGGGAAAGCGTATACCGCGGCGCCCAACGGCATGCTTTGGAATACGATCAGGAATTTGCAGGAGTCCTGGCGGAAGAATTCGCCCAAACCCGCCTTACCAGGGCCCTCAAGGCTCAGGGCGAACCCCAGACCATTAAGGACCTGGCCGTCCATCTGGATGCGGACAAGGATTACATCGCCGAGATGCTTATGGAAATGGCCTCTGAAGGAAAGGTCAACATGATCCACAAGCAGCGCAAAGCCCACTTTATGGTATAG
- a CDS encoding 2Fe-2S iron-sulfur cluster-binding protein codes for MLKFRINDIDVEAEPGWTVLETAREYGIEIPTLCFHEAVQASGACRLCMVELREGDWTKLVASCVYPAKDGLNVYTESERITNVRRWIFEMLLSECPASQEIRDMAAKYGVTSTRFAIKDPEQDCIMCGLCTRVCAEVVGVHAIATQSRGVYKKIGSPFMKPNEACVACGSCVSVCPTGAMARRIDLVRGKMEEDQTNAA; via the coding sequence ATGCTGAAATTCAGAATAAATGACATAGATGTTGAGGCCGAACCCGGCTGGACGGTTTTGGAAACCGCCAGAGAGTACGGCATCGAAATTCCCACCCTGTGTTTTCACGAAGCCGTCCAGGCCAGCGGCGCGTGCCGCCTGTGCATGGTGGAATTGCGCGAAGGAGACTGGACCAAGCTGGTCGCCTCCTGCGTGTATCCCGCCAAGGACGGTCTGAACGTGTACACCGAATCCGAGCGGATCACCAACGTGCGCCGCTGGATTTTCGAAATGCTTCTATCCGAATGTCCGGCAAGTCAGGAAATCCGGGACATGGCCGCCAAATACGGCGTCACATCCACCCGGTTTGCCATAAAGGACCCTGAACAGGACTGCATCATGTGCGGTCTGTGCACTCGGGTTTGTGCGGAGGTTGTGGGGGTTCACGCCATCGCCACCCAAAGCCGCGGCGTTTACAAAAAAATCGGCTCCCCGTTCATGAAGCCGAACGAAGCATGCGTGGCTTGCGGCTCTTGCGTGTCAGTGTGCCCCACCGGCGCTATGGCCAGGCGAATTGATCTGGTGCGCGGGAAGATGGAAGAGGACCAAACCAACGCCGCATAA
- a CDS encoding NADH-ubiquinone oxidoreductase-F iron-sulfur binding region domain-containing protein: MGIANLAEKIDAKRLESSDDLVQLRREIQMRQDPSQVQIVVCHGTGCLVSGSPAVTRAFKKVLGETDIEAKVMPGVKTTGCQGFCSRGPLVTIMPQGIFYERVSPKDVEDIVEQTVKNGKPVERLLYKDVNTGEPLQTMDEIPFYNLQTRNVLKNIGTIDPTDIYDYIAVGGYQALAKALTTMTPEQVLEEVEKSGIRGRGGAGFPAGRKWRGAVQAKERKNQPLYVVVNGDEGDPGAFMDGSVMEGDPHAVLEGLILGAYAMGSEKGYMYVRAEYPLAIQHLEMAMAAARELGLLGDNILNTGFCFDAQINRGAGAFVCGESTALFTSIEGKAGEPRPKYVRSVEEGLWGCPTVLNNVETWANIPKIIDKGAEWYASIGSPNNTGTKVFSLVGKVNNVGLVEVPLGTSLSTIIEDIGGGIPGGGEFKAVQTGGPSGGCIPYKHKDAPVDYDSLTKLGSMMGSGGMIVMDKRDCVVDVARYFLKFLEEESCGKCNPCRLGLTRMREILDDFSKGCGSEQDIEDLMSLATSIQDGALCALGTSAPNPVLTTLHFFKDEYLAHIKDQKCPAGVCKDLITYSIDPDACTGCGACAKQCPNNAITGEKKEPHTIDTDACIRCGICEETCKFNAVLVS; the protein is encoded by the coding sequence ATGGGAATTGCAAATTTAGCTGAGAAAATAGACGCGAAACGCCTGGAGTCCTCCGACGACCTGGTGCAGCTCCGTCGCGAGATCCAGATGAGGCAGGATCCCAGTCAAGTCCAGATCGTGGTTTGCCACGGGACTGGGTGCCTGGTTAGCGGAAGCCCTGCTGTAACCCGGGCTTTTAAAAAGGTCCTGGGCGAGACGGATATTGAAGCCAAGGTCATGCCCGGCGTTAAGACGACCGGCTGCCAGGGGTTTTGCTCCCGGGGGCCTTTGGTCACCATCATGCCCCAGGGAATCTTTTATGAAAGGGTCAGCCCCAAGGACGTTGAGGACATCGTGGAGCAAACGGTGAAAAACGGCAAGCCGGTGGAACGCCTGCTGTACAAGGACGTGAACACTGGGGAGCCTCTCCAGACCATGGATGAGATTCCTTTTTACAATCTTCAGACTCGCAACGTTCTGAAGAACATCGGAACCATCGACCCCACTGACATCTATGACTACATCGCCGTGGGCGGATATCAGGCCCTGGCCAAGGCTCTCACCACCATGACTCCGGAACAGGTTCTGGAAGAAGTGGAAAAATCCGGCATCAGGGGCCGCGGCGGCGCAGGCTTCCCCGCGGGACGCAAATGGCGCGGCGCGGTGCAGGCCAAAGAGCGGAAAAATCAGCCTCTTTACGTGGTGGTTAACGGCGACGAAGGCGACCCCGGCGCCTTCATGGACGGCAGCGTGATGGAAGGCGACCCCCATGCCGTGTTGGAAGGCCTGATCCTGGGCGCTTACGCCATGGGATCCGAAAAAGGCTACATGTACGTCCGGGCCGAATATCCTCTGGCTATCCAGCATTTGGAAATGGCCATGGCGGCCGCCAGGGAGTTGGGCCTCTTGGGCGACAACATTCTTAACACCGGCTTCTGCTTTGACGCCCAGATCAACCGGGGCGCAGGCGCCTTCGTCTGCGGCGAGTCCACTGCTCTGTTCACCTCCATCGAGGGCAAGGCCGGCGAGCCCAGGCCCAAATACGTCCGCAGCGTGGAGGAAGGCCTCTGGGGCTGCCCCACGGTTTTGAACAACGTGGAAACCTGGGCGAATATTCCCAAGATCATCGACAAAGGCGCGGAGTGGTACGCCAGCATAGGCTCCCCCAACAACACCGGCACCAAGGTTTTCTCCCTGGTGGGCAAAGTAAACAACGTGGGCCTGGTGGAGGTTCCCCTGGGAACGTCCCTGTCCACCATCATCGAGGATATCGGCGGCGGCATCCCCGGCGGCGGCGAGTTCAAAGCTGTCCAGACCGGCGGCCCTTCCGGCGGCTGCATCCCGTACAAGCACAAAGATGCGCCCGTGGATTACGACAGCCTGACCAAGCTGGGCTCCATGATGGGCTCCGGCGGCATGATCGTCATGGATAAGCGCGACTGCGTGGTGGACGTAGCCCGCTACTTCCTCAAATTCCTGGAAGAGGAATCCTGCGGAAAATGCAACCCCTGCAGGCTGGGCCTTACCCGCATGCGCGAGATCCTGGACGACTTCTCCAAAGGATGCGGCAGCGAGCAGGACATTGAAGACTTGATGTCCCTGGCCACATCCATTCAGGACGGCGCCTTGTGCGCCTTGGGAACCAGCGCTCCCAATCCGGTGCTCACGACCCTGCACTTTTTCAAGGACGAGTACCTGGCTCACATCAAGGATCAAAAATGCCCGGCCGGGGTCTGCAAAGACCTCATCACCTACTCCATTGATCCGGACGCCTGTACAGGATGCGGCGCCTGCGCCAAGCAATGCCCCAACAACGCCATCACCGGCGAGAAAAAGGAACCCCATACCATCGACACAGACGCTTGCATCCGCTGCGGCATCTGCGAGGAAACCTGCAAGTTCAACGCAGTGCTGGTGTCCTAA
- the nuoE gene encoding NADH-quinone oxidoreductase subunit NuoE has product MQQTVDIESIIDHYPGVQESMVFILQDIQEAFGYISLENMQAACDHVGVPLTHAYSMATFYKSFRLEPVGEHEIHVCLGTACHLKGGPRIVDELERRLNVHAGATTEDMRYTLETVNCLGACALAPVVVVDKEYVPKVTAKKIQKTLKTITDNE; this is encoded by the coding sequence ATGCAACAAACCGTAGACATAGAATCGATCATTGATCACTACCCGGGAGTTCAGGAGTCCATGGTGTTTATTCTCCAGGATATCCAAGAGGCCTTTGGCTACATTTCATTGGAAAACATGCAGGCCGCCTGCGACCACGTAGGGGTGCCTCTGACGCACGCCTACTCCATGGCGACCTTTTACAAGTCTTTTCGCCTGGAGCCTGTCGGCGAGCATGAGATTCACGTATGCCTTGGCACGGCGTGCCATTTAAAAGGCGGACCGAGAATCGTCGACGAACTGGAACGGCGTCTGAACGTCCATGCCGGAGCAACCACGGAGGACATGCGGTACACCCTGGAAACCGTGAACTGTTTGGGCGCCTGCGCTCTTGCCCCGGTTGTTGTGGTGGACAAAGAGTACGTGCCCAAGGTGACCGCCAAGAAGATCCAGAAAACGCTGAAAACTATCACAGACAACGAATAG
- a CDS encoding sigma 54-interacting transcriptional regulator, with translation MRRQEIEGQLAMYAGDGVVALDKELTVMGCSRTARRLLGRGIRPGVPFPLEGVMKGLSLTQAKDAMHTAITRGAPRTGVRGQMIDGEGKRFSCLYSVHPLLGHTAKVIGVILVFREVKYFADTTEEDNSLASSSSSLGAVFDSLPEGVFTIDTNWRITSFNQAAEQMTGFSRKEALGKQCRDIFRSDLCERGCPMRQAIESGSAKMDQDVRILDKGGAKLNLLVNVSVLRNTDGQLVGAVETFRCLTDEYHLPSLADKTGLFQGIVGQSNVMRRLFQMLPDVAASEASVLLTGESGTGKEIFARAIHSLSPSSKGPFVAVNCSAIAESLIEAEFFGHEKGSFTGADQSRAGRFEVAKGGTIFLDEVAELRPEHQVKLLRVLEQKMFERVGGTKTIPMEARVISATNLDITAMLEERTFREDLYYRLRTVPMHLPPLRERVEDIPLLVQHFIRMFNKKHHKEVRALDPKVLNFFMEYHWPGNVRELERVMEYAYVFVKGPVIMMKHLPTIEEFAAKRKSGIPQDIDDEASERRAILRALEKAGNKRQEAANLLGMSRTSLWRRMKSLGMC, from the coding sequence ATGAGAAGACAGGAAATCGAAGGACAGCTTGCAATGTACGCCGGGGACGGAGTTGTGGCCCTGGATAAGGAATTAACGGTGATGGGATGCTCCCGCACAGCCCGCCGGCTGTTGGGGAGAGGCATCAGGCCCGGCGTTCCTTTTCCGCTGGAAGGAGTCATGAAAGGGCTCAGCCTGACTCAGGCGAAAGACGCCATGCACACGGCCATCACCCGGGGCGCCCCCAGGACCGGCGTTCGCGGTCAAATGATCGACGGCGAGGGCAAACGTTTTTCGTGCTTATACTCGGTCCATCCCCTTTTGGGGCACACAGCCAAAGTGATCGGCGTAATCCTGGTTTTCCGGGAAGTGAAATACTTCGCCGATACCACAGAGGAGGACAATTCCCTTGCAAGTTCCTCCTCTTCGTTGGGGGCGGTGTTCGACAGCCTGCCCGAGGGGGTTTTCACCATAGACACCAACTGGCGCATCACCTCCTTCAACCAGGCGGCGGAGCAAATGACGGGGTTTTCCCGCAAGGAGGCCTTGGGCAAGCAATGCCGTGACATCTTTCGGTCCGACTTGTGTGAACGGGGCTGCCCCATGCGTCAGGCCATTGAGTCCGGATCCGCCAAAATGGATCAGGACGTGCGCATTCTGGATAAAGGAGGCGCCAAGCTGAACCTTCTGGTCAACGTGAGCGTGCTTCGCAACACGGACGGCCAGTTAGTGGGCGCTGTGGAGACCTTTCGCTGCCTGACGGACGAGTACCATCTGCCCAGTCTGGCGGACAAGACCGGGCTGTTCCAGGGCATTGTGGGCCAAAGCAATGTCATGCGCAGGCTTTTTCAGATGCTGCCGGACGTTGCGGCCAGCGAGGCCAGCGTACTGCTTACGGGGGAGTCGGGGACCGGCAAGGAAATTTTCGCCAGGGCCATCCATTCCCTGTCTCCGTCGTCCAAAGGCCCCTTTGTGGCGGTGAACTGTTCAGCCATCGCCGAATCCCTGATAGAAGCGGAATTTTTCGGCCATGAAAAAGGCTCGTTCACCGGCGCCGACCAATCCCGGGCGGGGCGGTTCGAGGTGGCCAAAGGGGGCACGATCTTTTTGGACGAAGTGGCGGAACTCAGGCCCGAGCACCAGGTCAAGCTGCTGCGCGTCCTGGAGCAAAAAATGTTTGAGCGAGTCGGCGGAACCAAAACCATCCCCATGGAAGCGCGGGTGATCAGCGCCACCAACCTGGACATTACCGCCATGCTGGAGGAAAGAACCTTCCGGGAGGATCTGTACTACCGCCTGCGCACCGTGCCCATGCACCTGCCGCCCTTGAGGGAGCGGGTGGAGGACATCCCGCTATTGGTGCAGCATTTCATCCGTATGTTCAACAAAAAGCACCACAAGGAAGTGCGGGCCCTGGACCCCAAAGTGCTTAACTTTTTCATGGAGTATCACTGGCCGGGCAACGTGCGCGAACTGGAAAGGGTCATGGAATACGCCTATGTGTTCGTAAAAGGCCCCGTGATCATGATGAAGCACTTACCCACCATCGAGGAATTTGCCGCCAAACGAAAAAGCGGAATTCCCCAGGACATCGATGATGAGGCTTCGGAGCGCAGGGCCATTTTACGGGCGCTGGAAAAGGCCGGGAACAAGCGCCAGGAGGCGGCGAATCTGTTGGGCATGAGCCGCACCAGTTTGTGGCGGAGGATGAAAAGCCTGGGCATGTGCTAA
- a CDS encoding PstS family phosphate ABC transporter substrate-binding protein — protein sequence MGVTIALCVLMSLAGSPAWATDVFTISSSSQVYEAFKDHGTERFEAKTGAKVQTDVMTSEEALARLVNGFSDMAAIAERLDAGLKRQGYVEIPVCTDEIALLTHVQTTVKNITKDQLQGIFSGDITNWNQLGGPDKPLVVIVPSENSAAFRNFERMVMEGRPMSWDVMVSKSTMAEDIIRRIPWSLTFVAQGATRGKPQGAKVLQVNGIGPGDEGYPYVQTYSLVTKGKPEGYAKVFIDLVFTDSVANHLKSLGMKPIAP from the coding sequence ATGGGCGTAACAATCGCCTTATGTGTCCTCATGAGCCTGGCAGGCTCCCCTGCCTGGGCGACAGACGTCTTCACCATTTCCTCATCCTCCCAGGTTTATGAAGCATTCAAGGACCATGGCACGGAGAGGTTTGAAGCCAAGACAGGCGCCAAGGTGCAAACCGATGTCATGACTTCCGAAGAAGCGCTGGCTCGTCTGGTGAACGGCTTTTCCGACATGGCCGCCATCGCCGAAAGGCTGGACGCCGGCTTGAAACGGCAAGGCTATGTGGAAATTCCGGTTTGTACAGACGAGATCGCATTGCTCACCCACGTACAAACCACCGTGAAAAACATTACCAAAGATCAACTCCAGGGCATTTTTTCCGGGGACATCACCAACTGGAACCAGCTGGGCGGCCCGGACAAGCCTCTTGTCGTCATTGTTCCCTCTGAAAACTCCGCGGCTTTTCGCAACTTTGAACGAATGGTGATGGAAGGACGCCCCATGTCCTGGGATGTCATGGTATCCAAATCCACCATGGCGGAAGACATCATCCGGCGCATTCCCTGGTCCCTGACCTTTGTGGCTCAAGGCGCCACCCGCGGCAAACCGCAGGGCGCCAAGGTGTTGCAGGTCAACGGCATAGGGCCCGGCGATGAAGGCTATCCCTATGTACAGACCTACTCCCTGGTCACCAAAGGCAAGCCCGAAGGCTACGCCAAGGTGTTCATTGACCTGGTCTTTACGGACAGCGTCGCCAATCATCTGAAATCCCTGGGTATGAAGCCAATCGCCCCTTAA
- a CDS encoding hydrogenase small subunit, translating to MQNEKEKNRQEFYERLEEKGISRRDFVKFCTFLTATMGLSATYVGQVVDVFAAPAQRPPVIWLHFAECTGCSEAALRTMYPWIDEVLLDIISMEYHETIMAAAGHQAEDNLHAAMSKYKDKYLCVVEGSIPTKFDGAYGKVAGRTFLEIGREVTKHAMATICMGSCATYGGPQAAKPNPGGYKGVSAALGIKTINIPGCPPNPINLIGTIVNYLLMGKLPALDSNGRPLFAYANTIHDKCPRRSHFENGEFVTEFGSEEAKMGFCLYEMGCKGPETYNNCPIVKFNDGTSWPIEAGHPCIGCSEPDFWDEMSPFFETL from the coding sequence ATGCAAAACGAAAAGGAAAAAAACAGGCAAGAGTTTTACGAAAGGCTGGAGGAAAAGGGGATTTCCCGCAGGGATTTTGTAAAATTCTGTACATTTCTGACAGCTACCATGGGTTTGTCCGCCACCTACGTGGGACAGGTCGTGGATGTGTTCGCCGCCCCGGCCCAGCGCCCCCCGGTCATCTGGCTGCATTTCGCGGAATGCACCGGGTGTTCGGAAGCCGCCCTTCGCACCATGTATCCCTGGATCGACGAAGTGCTTCTGGACATCATCTCCATGGAATACCATGAAACCATTATGGCCGCTGCCGGTCATCAAGCCGAGGACAACCTCCACGCCGCCATGTCCAAATACAAGGACAAATACCTGTGCGTAGTGGAAGGAAGCATCCCCACCAAGTTCGACGGCGCATACGGCAAGGTGGCGGGCCGCACCTTTTTGGAAATCGGCCGCGAAGTCACCAAACACGCCATGGCGACCATCTGCATGGGGTCTTGCGCCACCTACGGCGGCCCCCAGGCAGCCAAGCCCAACCCGGGCGGGTATAAGGGCGTTTCCGCCGCCCTGGGGATCAAAACCATCAACATCCCCGGCTGCCCCCCCAACCCCATCAACCTGATAGGCACCATCGTCAATTATCTGCTCATGGGCAAACTGCCTGCCTTGGATTCCAACGGTCGGCCCCTGTTCGCCTATGCCAACACCATACACGACAAATGCCCCCGCCGGTCCCACTTTGAAAACGGCGAGTTTGTCACGGAGTTCGGCTCCGAGGAAGCCAAAATGGGTTTCTGCCTCTACGAAATGGGGTGCAAAGGTCCCGAGACCTACAACAACTGCCCCATCGTGAAGTTTAATGACGGCACAAGCTGGCCCATTGAGGCGGGCCATCCCTGCATCGGCTGCAGCGAGCCCGATTTCTGGGACGAGATGAGCCCCTTCTTTGAAACTCTGTAG
- a CDS encoding nickel-dependent hydrogenase large subunit, whose translation MGQIITIDPVTRIEGHLRIEVEVENGIVKDAWSSGQMFRGIEIILQGRDPRDAPLFVQRSCGVCTYVHYLSSVEAIEDAVGIKIPDNARIIRNLLHGAQFQHDHIVHFYHLHALDWVDVVNALKADPKATATLADNVSNAPWGGASYFKRVQERVKSFVDSGQLGPFANAYWGHPAYKLSPEADLMAVSHYIEALRVQARAAKLHAIFGAKNPHLQSLVAGGVTCAADLKPDRVAEFKYLWKETQEFVKNVYIPDVLAVASFYKDWGAIGGTSNYLAYGDFPQTGEGSSSDLMPGGTIFRRKLSDVKKMDEDKITEHVARSWYEGKKDLHPYKGVTEPNYTDYDREDRYSWIKAPRYDGKSMEVGPLSRVLVAYGKGDPGVKKLVDDTLAHLSVPADVLFSTLGRTAARALETVFIGNAMETWLNELVGNLTKGDDSTYTPWEMPDKGMGRGLNDVPRGALGHWIEIDKGKIKNYQYVVPSTWNLGPRDAKGQIGPVEEALIGTPIADPKRPVEVLRTVHSFDPCIACAIHVIDPNSNEVYKVKAL comes from the coding sequence ATGGGCCAGATAATCACCATTGACCCGGTAACACGAATAGAAGGCCACCTTAGGATAGAGGTGGAAGTGGAAAACGGCATTGTCAAGGACGCCTGGAGTTCGGGCCAGATGTTCCGGGGGATTGAAATCATCCTCCAGGGCAGGGACCCCAGGGATGCGCCCTTGTTTGTGCAACGCTCATGCGGCGTGTGCACCTATGTCCATTACCTTTCCTCCGTGGAAGCCATTGAGGACGCAGTGGGAATCAAGATCCCGGACAACGCCCGGATCATCCGCAACCTGCTCCACGGAGCCCAGTTCCAGCACGATCACATCGTCCATTTTTATCATCTCCACGCCCTGGACTGGGTGGACGTGGTCAACGCCCTTAAGGCGGACCCCAAAGCCACCGCAACCCTGGCGGACAACGTAAGCAACGCCCCCTGGGGCGGCGCGTCCTATTTTAAAAGGGTGCAGGAAAGAGTGAAGTCCTTTGTGGACTCAGGCCAACTGGGCCCCTTCGCCAACGCCTATTGGGGCCATCCGGCGTACAAGCTCTCTCCCGAAGCCGACCTCATGGCCGTATCCCACTATATTGAGGCCTTACGGGTGCAGGCCAGAGCGGCCAAACTGCACGCCATCTTCGGCGCCAAAAACCCCCACCTCCAGTCCTTGGTGGCGGGCGGCGTCACCTGTGCGGCGGACCTCAAGCCGGACCGGGTCGCGGAATTCAAGTACCTGTGGAAAGAGACCCAGGAATTCGTCAAAAACGTGTACATCCCGGATGTCCTGGCTGTTGCAAGTTTCTACAAGGACTGGGGCGCCATCGGCGGAACCTCCAACTACCTGGCATACGGAGATTTCCCCCAGACCGGAGAAGGATCGTCCAGCGACCTTATGCCCGGTGGAACCATCTTCAGACGGAAACTTTCCGACGTCAAGAAGATGGACGAAGACAAAATTACGGAACACGTGGCCAGATCCTGGTACGAAGGCAAAAAGGACCTTCATCCTTACAAAGGCGTTACCGAGCCCAATTATACGGACTACGACCGCGAGGATCGCTACTCCTGGATTAAGGCGCCCAGGTACGACGGCAAGTCCATGGAAGTGGGCCCCCTGTCCAGAGTGCTGGTCGCCTACGGCAAGGGAGACCCGGGCGTCAAGAAATTGGTGGACGACACCCTCGCCCATCTGTCCGTACCCGCCGACGTCCTGTTCTCCACTCTGGGACGGACGGCTGCCCGCGCCCTGGAAACCGTCTTCATCGGCAACGCCATGGAGACCTGGTTGAACGAATTGGTGGGCAACCTCACCAAGGGCGATGATTCCACCTACACCCCGTGGGAAATGCCGGACAAGGGCATGGGCAGGGGCCTCAACGACGTGCCTCGCGGCGCTTTGGGCCACTGGATCGAAATCGACAAAGGCAAAATCAAGAACTACCAATATGTGGTTCCCTCCACCTGGAACCTGGGCCCAAGGGACGCCAAGGGTCAGATCGGACCGGTGGAAGAAGCCCTTATCGGCACGCCCATCGCCGATCCCAAAAGGCCGGTGGAAGTGCTGCGCACGGTGCACTCCTTTGACCCGTGCATCGCTTGCGCCATCCACGTGATCGACCCCAACTCCAACGAAGTGTACAAGGTGAAAGCCCTGTAG